One Brassica napus cultivar Da-Ae chromosome C2, Da-Ae, whole genome shotgun sequence DNA window includes the following coding sequences:
- the LOC106367536 gene encoding spermine synthase-like, which yields MEGDGAKGLACQKTLDGKASNGNKAVPSCCLKAMSCLPEEDAKCHSTVVSGWFSEHSRSGKKGEAVYFNNPMWPGEAHSLKVEKVLFKDKSDYQEVLVFESATYGKVLVLDGIVQLTEKDEFAYQEMIAHLPLCSTPSPKNVLVVGGGDGGVLREISRHSSVEVIDICEIDKMVIDVSKKFFPELAVGFEDPRVQLHIGDAVEFLRKSPAGKYDAIIVDSSDPVGPALALVEKPFFETLARALKPGGVLCNMAESMWLHTHLIEDMISICRQTFKNVQYAWSSVPTYPSGVIGFVLCSTEGPDVDFKNPINPIEKLDGAMTYIREMKFYNSDMHRAAFALPTFLRREVASLLASSS from the exons ATGGAGGGAGACGGCGCAAAAGGTTTGGCATGCCAGAAGACTTTGGATGGGAAGGCGAGTAACGGGAATAAGGCTGTTCCTTCTTGTTGCCTCAAGGCCATGTCTTGCTTACCTGAGGAAGATGCTAAATGCCACTCCACTGTTGTTTCTGGATGGTTCTCCGAGCACTCTCGCTCcg GGAAAAAAGGCGAAGCCGTCTATTTCAACAACCCTATGTGGCCAG GTGAAGCACACTCACTGAAAGTTGAGAAAGTTCTGTTCAAGGACAAGTCAGACTATCAGGAAGTCCTAGTGTTTGAG TCAGCTACCTACGGGAAAGTGCTTGTTCTAGATGGTATTGTACAGCTGACTGAAAAAGATGAATTTGCATATCAGGAGATGATAGCCCATCTTCCTTTATGTTCCACACCTTCACCTAAAAAT gTTCTGGTTGTTGGTGGAGGTGATGGTGGTGTTCTCAGGGAGATATCTCGCCATAGCTCTGTTGAGGTTATTGACATCTGTGAGATAGACAAGATGGTTATTGAT GTGTCTAAGAAGTTCTTTCCCGAGTTAGCGGTTGGATTTGAAGATCCTCGTGTTCAACTTCACATTGGTGATG CTGTTGAGTTCCTTCGCAAGTCCCCTGCAGGGAAGTATGATGCCATTATTGTCGATTCTTCAGATCCTGTTG GTCCTGCTCTGGCGCTTGTTGAGAAGCCTTTCTTTGAAACTCTAGCTAGAGCGTTGAAGCCTGGAGGAGTTCTTTGCAACATGGCGGAAAGTATGTGGCTCCACACTCATCTCATTGAAGACATGATCTCCATTTGCCGCCAGACATTCAAAAACGTTCAGTACGCGTGGAGCAGCGTCCCAACTTATCCAAG CGGCGTGATTGGTTTTGTCTTGTGCTCTACCGAAGGACCTGATGTTGATTTCAAGAACCCTATCAACCCTATTGAGAAGCTAGACGGTGCCATGACCTATATACGAGAAATGAAGTTTTATAACTCTGAT ATGCACAGAGCAGCTTTTGCATTGCCTACATTCCTCAGGAGAGAAGTGGCTTCACTTctcgcttcttc